One stretch of Candidatus Baltobacteraceae bacterium DNA includes these proteins:
- the trxA gene encoding thioredoxin, which translates to MSALSDVTQSTFQAEVLDSDKPVLVDFWAPWCGPCRMLSPIVEKVAAKTESVKFVKMNTDENPSIAGQYHVSGIPCLILFKGGQAVDRIVGYVPENAITSMIAKHAVAA; encoded by the coding sequence ATGAGTGCGCTTTCCGACGTAACACAGAGCACGTTTCAAGCTGAGGTGCTCGATTCCGACAAGCCCGTCTTAGTCGACTTTTGGGCGCCGTGGTGTGGGCCGTGTCGAATGCTGAGCCCGATCGTCGAGAAGGTCGCAGCGAAGACCGAATCGGTGAAGTTCGTCAAAATGAACACTGACGAGAATCCGTCAATCGCGGGCCAGTATCACGTCTCCGGCATTCCGTGCCTCATCCTCTTCAAGGGTGGCCAAGCGGTTGACCGGATCGTCGGTTACGTCCCCGAAAACGCGATCACATCGATGATCGCGAAGCACGCCGTCGCCGCGTAA